CTGCCTTGTCGCGACCGCGACTTGCTGAAGGTGGGATTCGCCCGCGATCCGTTGCGCCGGTTCATGGACCTGCATCGCCGGTTCCACGCGTTCTTCGACCTCGAGCGCGGCCTTCTCGTCGCCGTCGAAAAAGTCACGCAGGCCCGCGCCATCGAGCGGGCGCTGCTCACACGCTTCGCCGAGGCGCGCGCCGCCGCGCCGCTGGAAGTCCGCGACGTGGCCGCCGGCAAGACGGAGTGGTACCAGGGCATCGATCCATCGGCGTCGCACCATGCCGCGATGCTCGCCGAGGAAGGTGGCCATGAGGTGATCGCGCCGCTACGCGCGTGGCTGGCCGGACGACTCGGGGAACATACCGACCGCGTCTACGACTGGGCCACGCGGATGTACGAGGCGATCGTCGAAGCGCAGGCCTACGGGGTGCCGGCCGAACGCGCCGAAGCGTCCTTGGCCCTGGCCATCGAACGCTACGAAAGCGTCGGCATCCGGGCCCGCGAACTCGTTCCCGACGATGTCGTGCAGTGGTACGAACGGCATTACCGAAGCTTGGCCTGATCCGGTCCTTGCCATGTCCAATTGAGAATCGTTATCATTTGGTAATTCAAGCCACCTGCGAGTAGCCGTCGCCATCGTGCAGGGCCGGCCCCCGATCCATTCTTCGTTACCAAGGGGTCACAACCATGCGCCTTCGATGCCACGCGCAGCCGCGCGTTCGCCTGCTTTGCCTCACCCTCATGGCCGCCTTGCCGCTGGCCGTGCATGCCGAATCGACGGACGGCGACGACACGGGCAGGAAAAACAAGGCCACCACGCTCGACACCATCAGCGTGCACGGCCAGCAGACCTCGCCGTACACCGTCGACCAGAGCACCGGGGCCACACGCCTGCCACTTACCTTGCAGGACACGCCGCAATCGATCAGCGTGATCACCGCGCAACGCATGACCGACCAGGACCTCACGTCGGTACGCGGCGTGCTCGACAACACCACCGGCGTGTCGTCCACCGCGTACGACACCGAGCGCGTAGTGTTCTGGTCGCGCGGCTTCATGATCGAGAACATGGCCTACGACGGCGTGCCGGTAGCGTCGAACCTCAACGCATCGTCGGCCGATGGCTCGCTGGATACCTCGATCTACGAGCGCATCGAGGTCGTTCGCGGCGCGACGGGATTGCTGAGCGGCGCGGGCAGCCCGTCGGCGATGATCAACTTCGTGCGCAAGCATGCCGATAGCCCCACGCCCCAGGCGGACGTCACGCTGAGTTACGGTTCGTGGGCGACGAAGCGCATCACCGCGGACGGTTCGACGCCGCTCAACGCCTCGGGCAGCGTGCGCGGCCGGTTCGTGGCAACGCACGAGGATGGCGACTCGTACCTCGATCGTTACCACAACCTGAAAAACGTCTTCTACGGCGTGGTGGATGCGGACCTGGGCGACAGCACGGTGCTGAGCGTGGGCTACGACTACCAGAAGACCCGGCCGACGGGCGTCACCTGGGGCTCGTTCCCCGCGTTCTACGACGACGGCTCGCTGATCCGCTGGAAACGCGGCTTCAGCAGCGCCGCCGATTGGACGCACTGGAACAACACCACGCGGACCGGTTTCGCCCAGGTCAGGCACGAGTTCGCCAACGGCTGGCAACTTCACGCCGAAGCCAGCCATCGCAAGACGGAGGCCGACTCGACCTTGTTCTACGTGTTCGGATTTCCCAACCGGGATACCGGCGAAGGCGTGACGCCCTATGCGTACAAGAGCCGCCAGCGCGGCCGCCAGAACATGGTGGACGTGTACGCGAGCGGGCCCTTCCAGGCCTTCGGTCGGGAGCAGGAACTGGTCGTCGGATTCAACGGATCGGATTACTCGAACGATTACTTCGACCACCCGCACGGTGACCTTCCCGATCCGGGAAATTTCCTGAGCTGGACGGGCAACTATCCCTATCCCGATTTCGCGTCGCAGTCCGAATTCGTGTCCGACACGCGTATCCGCCAGCAGGGTCTCTACGCCGCCGCGCGCCTGTCGCTGGCCGATCCGCTGAAGCTGATCCTCGGTGCGCGCCGCAGCCGCTGGAAGAACGACACCGACGATGCCACCGCCGGCATCTACCGCACCTCGCAGTCGAAGACCCTGCCATACGCGGGCGTCATCTACGATCTCACGCCGACCTACTCGGCCTTCGCCAGCTACACGAAGATCTTCGATCCGCAGACCAACCGCTTCGCCGAT
This window of the Luteibacter aegosomatis genome carries:
- a CDS encoding GIY-YIG nuclease family protein gives rise to the protein MSDTGPALTEAPLPRFASRGKAFVYVLPCRDRDLLKVGFARDPLRRFMDLHRRFHAFFDLERGLLVAVEKVTQARAIERALLTRFAEARAAAPLEVRDVAAGKTEWYQGIDPSASHHAAMLAEEGGHEVIAPLRAWLAGRLGEHTDRVYDWATRMYEAIVEAQAYGVPAERAEASLALAIERYESVGIRARELVPDDVVQWYERHYRSLA
- a CDS encoding TonB-dependent siderophore receptor — translated: MRLRCHAQPRVRLLCLTLMAALPLAVHAESTDGDDTGRKNKATTLDTISVHGQQTSPYTVDQSTGATRLPLTLQDTPQSISVITAQRMTDQDLTSVRGVLDNTTGVSSTAYDTERVVFWSRGFMIENMAYDGVPVASNLNASSADGSLDTSIYERIEVVRGATGLLSGAGSPSAMINFVRKHADSPTPQADVTLSYGSWATKRITADGSTPLNASGSVRGRFVATHEDGDSYLDRYHNLKNVFYGVVDADLGDSTVLSVGYDYQKTRPTGVTWGSFPAFYDDGSLIRWKRGFSSAADWTHWNNTTRTGFAQVRHEFANGWQLHAEASHRKTEADSTLFYVFGFPNRDTGEGVTPYAYKSRQRGRQNMVDVYASGPFQAFGREQELVVGFNGSDYSNDYFDHPHGDLPDPGNFLSWTGNYPYPDFASQSEFVSDTRIRQQGLYAAARLSLADPLKLILGARRSRWKNDTDDATAGIYRTSQSKTLPYAGVIYDLTPTYSAFASYTKIFDPQTNRFADGSYLDPMIGSSREVGIKGRHFDGALNTSLTLFDTRLSNVAEAVPGVFLPDGITQAYTAFNGTRSRGYELEVSGKLTDRWNGTLGWSHFNVKAPNEGAIHTALPRVLVRAFTTYQLPGSWNGLTVGGGFNWQNASKAPVDGPAGTQYVRQSSVLLLGAMARYAFDDHASLQVNADNLLNRKYYVLDDFSNLYNAPPASFTVSFTYKFF